From the genome of Nicotiana sylvestris chromosome 2, ASM39365v2, whole genome shotgun sequence, one region includes:
- the LOC104228761 gene encoding uncharacterized protein isoform X2, with amino-acid sequence MASFSRFLYQNLFLSLTTAFASVSTYLSPLFSFITTFFRRLRRGNPSLNKNSGFKEEYQKEADFSEAEQQLDSESEAFKDASEFPDSENNGEVQKTELSFTFRFPTYEEFCKSRGEKGEFLSSKWMPSTCNHKSLTETEVVETEDLKEVHSKSESFNEEEKGNSGNLTCDEEEMQKSEGLNSVKGESNISDEFLFESEKDSLTDSDTVSVGFEHIRYLMNKLVDQYSDGFLTGEDFGGEFEHNEKLSDFEMSEENQESEDSDSDIMEELRKLEHDQAQQFLSEDDFQETVKLRNEDANKLETLWEHQELIEQLKMELRKVRDMGLPTILEESGSLKMEDLQPWKIEEKFQREDCMSELHKFYKSYRERMRKFDILTYQKMYAIGYLQKDPINDPFQHISSQRCSVLQSDLEVIYVAQMCLSWEFLHWQYGKALSLWDSDPRGVRTYNEVAGEFQQFQVLLQRFIENEPFQGPRVQYYIKSRYDLRNLLQVPVIREDRMKDKNKARAGEKADYFITSDMLVEILEESIRIFWQFVRADRNCSNMMVKGQNRKRQELQAPEDLELLMDVKKSLEKKEKKLKHALRGECCILRRFRKHKEEDDSDHVLYFFSQVDMKLVARVLNMSRLTTNQLVWCHNKLKKISFVHRKIHVDPSFLLFPC; translated from the exons ATGGCTTCTTTTTCTCGGTTCCTCTATCAAAATCTTTTTTTGTCGCTTACTACCGCGTTTGCCTCTGTTTCCACCTATTTGTCTCCTCTGTTCAGCTTCATCACCACTTTCTTCCGCAG ATTAAGAAGGGGTAATCCTTCATTAAACAAGAATTCAGGCTTTAAAGAAGAGTATCAGAAAGAAGCTGATTTTTCAGAGGCAGAACAGCAGTTAGATTCTGAGTCTGAAGCTTTTAAGGATGCTTCTGAATTCCCAGATTCGGAAAATAATGGGGAGGTACAAAAAACTGAGTTGAGTTTTACATTTAGATTTCCAACCTATGAAGAATTTTGTAAGAGCAGGGGAGAAAAAGGTGAATTTCTTAGCTCTAAATGGATGCCCTCCACGTGTAACCATAAGTCCCTCACAGAAACAGAGGTTGTTGAAACAGAGGATTTGAAAGAAGTTCATAGTAAAAGTGAATCCTTTAATGAGGAAGAAAAAGGGAATTCAGGTAATTTAACGTGTGATGAAGAGGAAATGCAGAAAAGTGAAGGACTCAATTCCGTGAAAGGAGAATCAAATATTAGTGATGAGTTTCTGTTTGAATCTGAGAAGGATTCTTTAACTGATTCTGATACTGTGTCAGTTGGTTTTGAGCATATTCGTTACCTTATGAACAAATTAGTTGATCAGTATAGTGATGGCTTCTTGACTGGTGAAGACTTTGGTGGTGAATTTGAGCATAATGAAAAACTAAGTGATTTTGAAATGTCAGAGGAAAATCAAGAATCTGAAGATTCTGATAGTGATATAATGGAAGAGCTAAGGAAATTAGAACATGATCAAGCACAACAATTTTTATCTGAGGATGATTTTCAAGAAACTGTCAAGTTAAGAAATGAAGATGCAAACAAATTGGAGACGTTGTGGGAACATCAAGAATTAATTGAACAATTAAAAATGGAACTTAGGAAAGTCAGAGATATGGGTTTGCCTACTATTTTGGAAGAATCAGGGTCtctaaaaatggaagatttgcagCCATGGAAAATTGAGGAAAAGTTTCAACGTGAAGATTGCATGAGTGAACTTCATAAGTTTTACAAGAGTTATAGAGAAAGGATGCGCAAATTTGACATCTTGACGTACCAGAAGATGTACGCAATAG GTTATCTGCAGAAAGATCCAATAAATGATCCATTTCAACATATCTCAAGCCAGAGATGTTCAG TATTGCAGAGTGATCTTGAAGTCATATACGTTGCACAGATGTGTCTTTCTTGGGAATTTCTGCACTGGCAATATGGGAAGGCTTTAAGTTTGTGGGATTCTGATCCTCGTGGTGTCCGTACATATAATGAAGTTGCTGGAGAGTTTCAACAGTTTCAAGTTCTCTTGCAAAGATTTATAGAAAATGAACCTTTTCAAGGGCCTAGAGTTCAATATTACATCAAGAGTCGATATGATCTTCGTAATCTTCTTCAAGTTCCTGTCATAAGAG AGGACAGAATGAAAGATAAAAACAAGGCTAGAGCTGGAGAAAAGGCTGATTATTTCATAACAAGTGACATGCTAGTGGAGATACTGGAAGAATCAATTCGAATATTTTGGCAATTTGTTAGAGCTGATAGAAATTGCTCCAACATGATGGTGAAGGGTCAAAATAGGAAACGTCAAGAGCTTCAAGCACCAGAAGATTTGGAGCTTTTAATGGACGTCAAAAAAAGTCTTGAAAAG AAAGAAAAGAAGCTGAAACATGCTTTGAGAGGTGAATGCTGCATACTGAGGAGGTTCAGGAAGCATAAGGAAGAAGATGATTCAGATCATGTACTCTACTTTTTCTCTCAAGTAGACATGAAATTAGTAGCTAGAGTCCTTAACATGTCTAGGCTAACAACAAATCAACTAGTCTGGTGTCACAACAAATTAAAAAAGATTAGTTTCGTGCACCGGAAAATACATGTAGATCCTTCTTTTTTGCTCTTCCCTTGTTAA
- the LOC104228761 gene encoding uncharacterized protein isoform X1, producing the protein MASFSRFLYQNLFLSLTTAFASVSTYLSPLFSFITTFFRRLRRGNPSLNKNSGFKEEYQKEADFSEAEQQLDSESEAFKDASEFPDSENNGEVQKTELSFTFRFPTYEEFCKSRGEKGEFLSSKWMPSTCNHKSLTETEVVETEDLKEVHSKSESFNEEEKGNSGNLTCDEEEMQKSEGLNSVKGESNISDEFLFESEKDSLTDSDTVSVGFEHIRYLMNKLVDQYSDGFLTGEDFGGEFEHNEKLSDFEMSEENQESEDSDSDIMEELRKLEHDQAQQFLSEDDFQETVKLRNEDANKLETLWEHQELIEQLKMELRKVRDMGLPTILEESGSLKMEDLQPWKIEEKFQREDCMSELHKFYKSYRERMRKFDILTYQKMYAIGYLQKDPINDPFQHISSQRCSGPKLKSLISQNIRLLKHKRHDNIDPMVKFIKVLQSDLEVIYVAQMCLSWEFLHWQYGKALSLWDSDPRGVRTYNEVAGEFQQFQVLLQRFIENEPFQGPRVQYYIKSRYDLRNLLQVPVIREDRMKDKNKARAGEKADYFITSDMLVEILEESIRIFWQFVRADRNCSNMMVKGQNRKRQELQAPEDLELLMDVKKSLEKKEKKLKHALRGECCILRRFRKHKEEDDSDHVLYFFSQVDMKLVARVLNMSRLTTNQLVWCHNKLKKISFVHRKIHVDPSFLLFPC; encoded by the exons ATGGCTTCTTTTTCTCGGTTCCTCTATCAAAATCTTTTTTTGTCGCTTACTACCGCGTTTGCCTCTGTTTCCACCTATTTGTCTCCTCTGTTCAGCTTCATCACCACTTTCTTCCGCAG ATTAAGAAGGGGTAATCCTTCATTAAACAAGAATTCAGGCTTTAAAGAAGAGTATCAGAAAGAAGCTGATTTTTCAGAGGCAGAACAGCAGTTAGATTCTGAGTCTGAAGCTTTTAAGGATGCTTCTGAATTCCCAGATTCGGAAAATAATGGGGAGGTACAAAAAACTGAGTTGAGTTTTACATTTAGATTTCCAACCTATGAAGAATTTTGTAAGAGCAGGGGAGAAAAAGGTGAATTTCTTAGCTCTAAATGGATGCCCTCCACGTGTAACCATAAGTCCCTCACAGAAACAGAGGTTGTTGAAACAGAGGATTTGAAAGAAGTTCATAGTAAAAGTGAATCCTTTAATGAGGAAGAAAAAGGGAATTCAGGTAATTTAACGTGTGATGAAGAGGAAATGCAGAAAAGTGAAGGACTCAATTCCGTGAAAGGAGAATCAAATATTAGTGATGAGTTTCTGTTTGAATCTGAGAAGGATTCTTTAACTGATTCTGATACTGTGTCAGTTGGTTTTGAGCATATTCGTTACCTTATGAACAAATTAGTTGATCAGTATAGTGATGGCTTCTTGACTGGTGAAGACTTTGGTGGTGAATTTGAGCATAATGAAAAACTAAGTGATTTTGAAATGTCAGAGGAAAATCAAGAATCTGAAGATTCTGATAGTGATATAATGGAAGAGCTAAGGAAATTAGAACATGATCAAGCACAACAATTTTTATCTGAGGATGATTTTCAAGAAACTGTCAAGTTAAGAAATGAAGATGCAAACAAATTGGAGACGTTGTGGGAACATCAAGAATTAATTGAACAATTAAAAATGGAACTTAGGAAAGTCAGAGATATGGGTTTGCCTACTATTTTGGAAGAATCAGGGTCtctaaaaatggaagatttgcagCCATGGAAAATTGAGGAAAAGTTTCAACGTGAAGATTGCATGAGTGAACTTCATAAGTTTTACAAGAGTTATAGAGAAAGGATGCGCAAATTTGACATCTTGACGTACCAGAAGATGTACGCAATAG GTTATCTGCAGAAAGATCCAATAAATGATCCATTTCAACATATCTCAAGCCAGAGATGTTCAGGTCCTAAACTAAAATCCCTTATTTCACAAAATATTCGGCTATTGAAGCATAAAAGACATGACAATATTGACCCAATGGTAAAGTTTATCAAAGTATTGCAGAGTGATCTTGAAGTCATATACGTTGCACAGATGTGTCTTTCTTGGGAATTTCTGCACTGGCAATATGGGAAGGCTTTAAGTTTGTGGGATTCTGATCCTCGTGGTGTCCGTACATATAATGAAGTTGCTGGAGAGTTTCAACAGTTTCAAGTTCTCTTGCAAAGATTTATAGAAAATGAACCTTTTCAAGGGCCTAGAGTTCAATATTACATCAAGAGTCGATATGATCTTCGTAATCTTCTTCAAGTTCCTGTCATAAGAG AGGACAGAATGAAAGATAAAAACAAGGCTAGAGCTGGAGAAAAGGCTGATTATTTCATAACAAGTGACATGCTAGTGGAGATACTGGAAGAATCAATTCGAATATTTTGGCAATTTGTTAGAGCTGATAGAAATTGCTCCAACATGATGGTGAAGGGTCAAAATAGGAAACGTCAAGAGCTTCAAGCACCAGAAGATTTGGAGCTTTTAATGGACGTCAAAAAAAGTCTTGAAAAG AAAGAAAAGAAGCTGAAACATGCTTTGAGAGGTGAATGCTGCATACTGAGGAGGTTCAGGAAGCATAAGGAAGAAGATGATTCAGATCATGTACTCTACTTTTTCTCTCAAGTAGACATGAAATTAGTAGCTAGAGTCCTTAACATGTCTAGGCTAACAACAAATCAACTAGTCTGGTGTCACAACAAATTAAAAAAGATTAGTTTCGTGCACCGGAAAATACATGTAGATCCTTCTTTTTTGCTCTTCCCTTGTTAA